A genomic stretch from Malus domestica chromosome 15, GDT2T_hap1 includes:
- the LOC103400212 gene encoding uncharacterized protein — protein MNNQINVHCTSHPQISSPCGQNDDANQPNIAPLLLQSSDELCSFRVSLKWWALDHSSCFGKFLSYFTFIFLTVLVPILTSLFLKLPSGDPISFNKLVQLPESGLAAIGFITLSCFFRKYGLRQLLFLDGLRDDSGFVHHGYTRELNKVFKYLACILLPSFFIEPTHKIIFFSTIQLSLPHISSSVPVNSIMFVLVLASWVYRTGVFLLVCVMFRLTCELQILRFKGLNKLLEGRESESCCAREQVRIRKQLWVTSHRYRFFIIGCMFTITVSQFGALLLVLASKAEKTFLNSGDLVVCSAVELSGRSAQRLIDAVETVTPSIYLKFPLHFLHRSLLHFKPGKL, from the exons ATGAACAACCAAATCAATGTCCACTGCACCAGCCACCCACAAATTTCATCTCCCTGCGGCCAGAATGACGATGCCAACCAACCTAACATAGCTCCCTTACTTCTCCAATCCTCCGATGAACTCTGCAGCTTCAGAGTCAGCCTAAAATGGTGGGCACTCGACCACTCCTCATGCTTCGGAAAATTCCTATCTTACTTCACCTTCATCTTCTTAACAGTCCTAGTCCCAATCCTCACCTCCCTCTTTCTCAAACTCCCATCCGGGGACCCCATCTCATTCAACAAGCTAGTCCAACTTCCGGAGTCCGGCTTAGCTGCCATTGGCTTCATTACTCTTTCTTGCTTCTTCCGAAAATATGGCCTGAGGCAACTCCTCTTCCTTGACGGTCTTAGAGATGACTCTGGCTTTGTACATCACGGATACACTCGTGAGCTCAATAAGGTCTTCAAGTACCTAGCTTGCATACTACTGCCTTCATTTTTCATTGAGCCTACCCACAAGATCATATTCTTCTCAACTATCCAACTCTCACTGCCTCATATAAGCTCAAGCGTCCCAGTCAATTCAATtatgtttgttttggttttagCTTCTTGGGTTTATAGGACTGGGGTGTTCTTGCTGGTCTGTGTTATGTTCCGGTTGACTTGCGAGCTCCAAATTCTTCGATTCAAAGGGTTGAACAAGTTGTTAGAGGGGCGTGAATCTGAATCCTGTTGTGCTAGG GAACAGGTAAGGATAAGAAAGCAATTGTGGGTTACGAGCCATAGGTACCGATTCTTTATCATCGGATGCATGTTTACCATCACGGTTAGTCAATTCGGGGCCTTGTTGCTGGTTTTGGCATCCAAGGCGGAGAAGACTTTCCTCAACTCTGGTGATCTTGTGGTTTGTTCTGCAGTCGAGCTTAGTGGCAGATCAGCTCAGAGACTAATAGACGCTGTGGAGACAGTAACTCCGAGCATTTATCTGAAATTTCCACTTCATTTCCTCCACAGGAGCCTTCTTCATTTCAAACCAGGCAAGCTCTAG